A region from the Rhizoctonia solani chromosome 13, complete sequence genome encodes:
- a CDS encoding alpha-1,3-glucanase: MFFALSLIIALLSMGWSLPLPYKVRQAEGEKFVVAHHMVGNTFPYTYDTWLADVKLAHANGIDAFALNVGTDSWQKDRVKDAFDAARDSGTGFKMFMSFDMAVNPCAGPSDAAALREYITTYASHSAQLRYNGKVFASTFAGESCTFGAATTEQGWKEQFTDQLTGENAALFVPSFFMDPARFKSFSAMDGAFNWNGGWPTQLSAAKLSQTISFLNSNPVDASKAPIPVPPTLTPIAGVVSALSTLSLKQRDDSLAPVAESKLAAALAGAINLDSDTSISANLGTSGDSGAGTVYMACVSPWFYTHYGPDSFNKNWIYRSDDWLYNTRWDQLIRSRNKIDIVQIVSWNDYGESHYIGPIEGAQPNSNAWVDGFDHQAWLQMTSYYATAFKTGQYPTIDKDQIFLTARPHPAHADASDDPIGKPTDFELTEDALWAVVFATAPAKVTLSADPAKPEEFDVPAGVSKLRISLVAGQGIAATMARDGATLVDMKPDFYFDPNPTTYNYNAATFTGTAE, from the exons ATGTTCTTTGCTCTCTCGCTTATCATCGCTCTCCTCTCTATGGGCTGGTCCCTTCCTCTCCCCTACAAGGTCCGTCAAGCGGAAGGTGAAAAGTTTGTTGTGGCCCA CCATATGGTCGGCAATACCTTCCCTTATACCTATGATACCTGGCTGGCCGATGTCAAACTCGCACATGCGAACGGGATTGACGCATTTGCGCTCAACGTCGGTACAGACTCGTGGCAAAAGGATCGAGTCAAGGATGCTTTTGATGCTGCCAGAGATTCGGGCACTGGATTCAAGATGTTTATGAGTTTCGACATGGC CGTCAACCCGTGCGCAGGTCCCTCGGACGCGGCAGCGCTCAGAGAGTACATAACGACATATGCCTCGCACTCTGCACAACTCAGGTACAACGGCAAAGTCTTTGCATCGACGTTTGCTGGAGAGTCGTGTACGTTTGGCGCTGCGACGACCGAGCAGGGCTGGAAGGAGCAGTTTACGGATCAGTTGACGGGGGAAAATGCTGCATTGTTTGTTCCTAGTTTTTTCATGGATCCAGCTAGGTTCAAGTCGTTTAGTGCGATGGATGGAGCATTTAAT TGGAACGGCGGGTGGCCAACGCAACTATCTGCGGCTAAGCTCTCGCAGACAATTTCGTTCCTCAACTCGAACCCCGTTGACGCTTCCAAAGCTCCTATTCCGGTACCTCCAACGCTAACGCCCATCGCCGGCGTCGTCTCAGCCTTATCGACCCTATCTCTCAAACAACGTGATGATTCACTGGCACCCGTTGCTGAATCCAAATTAGCAGCCGCTCTAGCTGGTGCAATTAATTTGGATTCAGATACTTCTATTAGCGCCAATCTTGGTACGTCTGGCGACTCTGGTGCCGGAACTGTATATATGGCCTGCGTGAGCCCATGGTTCTATACACACTACGGACCCGATTCGTTCAACAAGAACTGGATCTACCGATCTGATGATTGGTTGTACAATACCCGATGGGACCAACTGATTCGGTCGAGGAATAAGATTGATATTGTTCAAATTGTCAGTTGGAATG ATTATGGCGAATCCCATTATATTGGGCCTATCGAGGGTGCACAGCCCAATTCGAATGCCTGGGTTGACGGCTTTGATCATCAGG CATGGCTCCAAATGACTTCTTACTACGCAACTGCCTTTAAAACTGGTCAATACCCTACTATCGACAAGGATCAAATCTTCCTCACAGCCAGACCCCATCCTGCTCATGCGGATGCCAGTGATGACCCAATCGGAAAACCAACTGATTTTGAGCtg ACCGAGGATGCCTTGTGGGCCGTTGTTTTTGCTACTGCACCCGCCAAAGTTACACTCTCTGCCGACCCCGCCAAACCCGAGGAGTTCGATGTCCCCGCCGGGGTATCTAAACTCCGAATTTCCTTGGTGGCGGGTCAAGGTATTGCAGCTACCATGGCACGTGATGGTGCTACATTGGTCGACATGAAGCCGGACTTTTATTTCGACCCAAATCCGACCACATACAACTATAACGCTGCAACATTTACTGGGACTGCGGAGTGA
- a CDS encoding Retrovirus-related Pol polyprotein from transposon TNT 1-94 — MGLCWRKPSTTQERRGCSLMVADFVCEFGWLRGPNGESARVTMFPGGDKDGWFTNDRVILQLEDAVKIVNEHFPQFTHIFVYDNAPSHTKRSLSSLSAYGMPKGPLLDWPYYKDKDDKRVFEFYDPNEPNRFKGMSWILRERGLGHLADLNAVCTKGCEPGKTDCCCRRVMMNQPDFNNRESGLQEAARELGTEVVFLPKYHCELSMIEQVWGYAKRDYRDNPPNSSSKKLKENALKALESPPILSMRKFAARSQRFADGYDHGMDGSQAAAWLQRYSTSPRDPAHIPTSTEPLIRGNVGLNLAPVVSHPSAEQAIIPNQYIVVLKPEATLDDLNAHAMAVQSHDETSPLTDGPGLTHIFDGVLKGVAGKFSDATLDKIRATRFLRMMLTRTYGVAKKAQVHAVKVLGSNGSGSMADVTSHKGSVANMSLGGGKSPALDRAVNAAVRNGMHFAVAAGNDNKDACNYSPAAAELAVTVGASTSRPCVDIFAPGLNILSTWIGSKTATNTISGTSMASPHTAGLLAYYLSLHGTATFNPVLSDASKALVSNWNPTAAKNMPVSVSVESFYNEDGTLDVTQFGGITPAQLKQALIDLGERGKLSALPENTVNILIFNNATDAKGHLGTKLIPVV; from the exons ATGGGTCTTTGTTGGAGAAAGCCCAGTACCACAcaagaaaggagagggtgtaGTTTAATGGTGGCCGACTTTGTGTGTGAGTTTGGGTGGTTGCGTGGACCGAATGG TGAATCTGCGAGAGTAACAATGTTTCCCGGGGGCGACAAAGATGGATGGTTTACAAACGACCGTGTCATTCTTCAACTAGAGGATGCTGTCAAAATTGTCAACGAACACTTCCCCCAGTTCACTCACATATTTGTGTACGACAATGCTCCTTCGCACACGAAACGCTCGCTTTCCTCACTTTCCGCTTATGGAATGCCCAAGGGTCCGCTTCTGGACTGGCCTTactacaaggacaaggacgacAAACGCGTGTTT GAGTTCTATGACCCAAACGAACCCAATCGTTTCAAGGGAATGTCGTGGATTCTTCGAGAGCGCGGTCTCGGTCATCTTGCCGATTTGAACGCAGTTTGCACGAAGGGATGTGAACCAGGGAAGACTGACTGTTGCTGTCGTCGGGTAATGATGAACCAGCCAGATTTCAATAATCGTGAATCAGGCTTACAAGAGGCTGCTCGAGAGCTGGGAACTGAAGTGGTATTTCTCCCAAAGTACCACTGTGAGCTGAGTATGATAGAGCAAGTCTGGGGATACGCAAAAAGAGACTATCGAGATAATCCCCCTAATAGTAGCTCAAAAAAGTTGAAGGAGAACGCACTAAAGGCATTAGAATCACCCCCAATTTTATCGATGCGCAA GTTCGCTGCTCGTTCTCAACGTTTTGCCGATGGATATGACCATGGTATGGACGGGTCCCAAGCTGCTGCGTGGCTACAACGATATTCAACATCACCGAGAGACCCAGCACATATTCC CACATCCACCGAGCCTCTCATCCGCGGCAATGTTGGACTCAACCTTGCTCCTGTTGTTTCCCACCCATCTGCCGAGCAGGCCATCATTCCGAACCAGTACATTGTCGTGCTGAAGCCTGAGGCTACGCTCGACGACCTTAATGCACATGCGATGGCCGTGCAGTCGCACGATGAG ACCAGCCCGCTGACCGACGGACCTGGGCTGACACACATCTTCGACGGGGTACTGAAGGGTGTGGCTGGCAAGTTCAGCGATGCGACGCTTGACAAGATTCGTGCTACACGGTTCCTCAGAATGATGTTGACGAGGACG TACGGTGTCGCCAAGAAGGCACAGGTCCACGCCGTCAAGGTTCTTGGCTCAAACGGCAGTGGTTCCATGGCCGATGTC ACCTCGCACAAGGGCTCCGTTGCCAACATGTCGCTCGGTGGCGGCAAGTCTCCTGCTCTCGACCGTGCCGTTAACGCTGCTGTCCGCAACGGAATGCACTTTGCCGTTGCTGCTGGTAATGACAACAAGGATGCCTGCAACTACTCGCCTGCTGCAGCCGAACTTGCTGTGACTGTCGGTGCCAGCACCTCG CGGCCTTGCGTTGACATCTTTGCCCCTGGTCTCAACATTTTGAGCACTTGGATTGGCAGCAAGACCGCCACCAATACCATCTC GGGTACTTCCATGGCGTCCCCCCATACTGCAGGACTCCTCGCCTACTACCTGTCTCTTCACGGCACAGCTACCTTCAACCCCGTTCTTTCTGATGCCAGCAAGGCTTTGGTCTCGAACTGGAACCCGACTGCAGCA AAGAACATGCCCGTCTCGGTATCTGTCGAGTCGTTCTACAACGAGGATGGGACACTTGATGTGACTCAGTTCGGTGGCATCACTCCTGCTCAGCTTAAGCAGGCTCTCATCGATCTTGGTGAGAGGGGCAAGCTCAGCGCACTTCCTGAGAATACAGTCAATATCCTGATCTTTAACAATGCCACCGACGCCAAGGGCCACCTTGGTACTAAGTTGATACCTGTTGTATGA
- a CDS encoding ankyrin repeats yields the protein MTGPTNEDYDDLILSCRYGDIDDVRLFVDKFGVEATASARDENGNTVLHMVSANGHDDILTYLLPLLPSDEQTPIDRSKASRCPAITDRYQKRGRENTAGEAELVEWDEGAQWMVGAMEINEDDIKEASTTTNIMSRYKLVFFTPVGQTQRVLSALFKSVPKELGTVGQIGLYQECAFVSQGTGQFRPMAGANPSIGDIGQAELVQEEKAEVVVSGGPDTVKHVIQELRKASPHSTPNPTRDTV from the exons ATGACTGGCCCGACGAACGAAGACTATGATGACTTGATTCTGTCATGTCGGTATGGGGATATTGATGATGTCCGCCTGTTTGTGGATAAGTTTGGGGTTGAGGCTACTGCGAGTGCAAGGGATGAGAATGGAAATACGGTGCTGCATATGGTTTCTGCCAATGGCCACGATG ATATCCTGACCTACCTTCTCCCGCTTCTCCCCTC CGACGAACAAACACCTATCGACCGTTCAAAAGCTAGCAGGTGCCCAGCCATCACTGATCGATATCAAAAACGGGGCCGGGAGAACACCGCTGGAGAGGCAGAGCTTGTGGAATGGGATGAAGGTGCACAATGGATGGTTGGTGCGATGGAGATCAACGAGGACGATATAAAAGAAG CCTCCACGACCACCAATATCATGTCGAGGTATAAACTTGTATTCTTTACTCCTGTAGGGCAAACCCAACGTGTGCTTTCTGCGCTGTTTAAATCTGTTCCAAAGGAGCTGGGCACGGTTGGCCAG ATCGGCCTGTACCAAGAATGTGCATTCGTTTCCCAAGGCACTGGCCAATTCCGGCCCATGGCGGGTGCGAATCCATCCATAGGGGACATAGGCCAAGCCGAATTAgtccaagaagaaaaagccGAAGTTGTAGTTTCCGGCGGACCAGACACGGTCAAGCATGTCATCCAGGAGCTACGCAAGGCAAGTCCCCATTCCACACCCAACCCAACTCGCGATACCGTCTAA
- a CDS encoding ATP synthase j chain has product MSLFGFRKWPTPIAKPLWPFGIATLVTYYLVSSAQEAGVRSEEHRNNPKNPYAAQIAAAKAHH; this is encoded by the exons ATGTCCTTGTTTGGCTTCCGTAAATGGCCCACGCCC ATCGCTAAGCCCCTCTGGCCGTTTGGGATCGCGACGTTGGTAACTTATTACCTCGTTTCTTCTGCTCAGGAGGCTGGAGTTCGGT CCGAAGAACACAGGAACAACCCCAAGAACCCATACGCAGCCCAGATTGCAGCAGCCAAGGCCCACCATTAG